ATGTCGACCTTCCCGTTCGACCAGCAAGCCGGCACCGTCGACGACGTCCCCCAGCGCTTCCGCGAACTGGACGGGCAGACGGTGATTTTGATCGGGCAGATGTGGGCACCGGACCAGATCCGCGGGCCGGTGCCCGACTTCGAGTTGGTGTACTCCATCGTCGATTGCTGCTTCGTCGGCGAGCCGCAGATTCAACACTTCGTGCAGGCCGATGTTCCAGACGACATGGAAGTCCGGCTGTACGGCCAGGGCGATTTCATCGAAGTCATCGGCACCCTACGCGTCGAGGTCGAGCACGACGAATCCGGCCGGATCATCGGCGTCTACCACCTCGACGTACACGGGGTCCAGAAAGTCTCATGAACGAACAACAGCGTCTCGCCGCCCGGATGCTTTGCGTCGGCTTCGAGGGGCACGAGCCCAGCGACTGGATCCGCCGGCTCATCGATCGTGGCGTCGGCGGCGTTGTGCTCTTCGAGGGAAACGTGCAGTCCCCCGAGCAGGTGCTGCGGCTCAACGCGGCACTGAAGGAGCACGCCGGCGATCGTCCTTTGCTGACGTGTGTCGATCAGGAAGGCGGCCGAGTGCGCCGGCTCAAGCGTGGCTTCACGCAGGTGCCGGCAATGAGGGAGATTCGTGACGTCCAGCACGCCGAGGAAGTCGGCGAAACGCTCGGCCGGGAATGTCGGGCGGTGGGGTTCGATCTGAACTTCGCCCCAGTCCTCGACGTCGACACGAACCCGGCCAATCCCGTCATCGCCGACCGCAGCCTCGGCCGCGATCCGCAACACGTCGCGGAACTCGGTCTCGCGCTGGTCCGCGGGATGCAACGACACGTCGCCGCCTGTGGTAAGCACTTCCCCGGTCACGGCGACACGGCACAAGACTCGCACCACGATTTACCCTACTTGTCGCATGACCTGTCG
This is a stretch of genomic DNA from Planctomycetota bacterium. It encodes these proteins:
- the nagZ gene encoding beta-N-acetylhexosaminidase; the protein is MNEQQRLAARMLCVGFEGHEPSDWIRRLIDRGVGGVVLFEGNVQSPEQVLRLNAALKEHAGDRPLLTCVDQEGGRVRRLKRGFTQVPAMREIRDVQHAEEVGETLGRECRAVGFDLNFAPVLDVDTNPANPVIADRSLGRDPQHVAELGLALVRGMQRHVAACGKHFPGHGDTAQDSHHDLPYLSHDLSRLREVELVPFAAVADEVASMMTAHIVFAALDDKPGTMSKPVLDLLRNDLGFDGAIISDDFEMEALFGRFDFENTITTAAMAGVDLLLVCHQEELQHRAIDALASLPIERLREANRRLDVLCEKYCKPADGDLSLLPTTDAVLDAGEDPTDFRE